In the genome of Paenibacillus pabuli, one region contains:
- the ftsA gene encoding cell division protein FtsA codes for MSNNDIIVSLDIGTSKIRAIIGEMNNGTFNIIGVGSADSEGIRKGVIVDIDQTVQSIRNAVDHAERMVGIQISEVYVGISGNHIGLMSSHGVVAVSNEDREIGEEDMERVLKAAEVIAVPPEREIIDVVAKQYVVDGLEGIQDPRGMIGVRLEVEATIITGAKTAIHNLLRCVEKAGLKVSDLVLMSLGAGQLALSKDEKTMGSVLVDIGAGATTIAIFEEDSLVATSTLPIGGEFVTNDIAYGLRTLTDQAEKVKLKYGCAWLDDAAADVMFKVTRIGSNVDKEFSQEDLAAIIEPRVQEIFQMISQEVKRLGYNDLPGGYILTGGTVSMPGVLQVAQHELAASVRVAVPDYIGVRDPGFTSGVGILHSVIRSLRIRPSTNSGGGNNNNINKKPTNRPKPNAAQESEQKPGLFERLKNMFSEFI; via the coding sequence TTGAGCAACAATGACATCATTGTTAGTTTGGACATCGGTACATCCAAAATTCGCGCTATTATTGGGGAAATGAATAATGGAACCTTTAATATTATTGGAGTTGGATCTGCCGACTCGGAGGGAATTCGCAAAGGTGTAATCGTAGATATCGATCAGACGGTCCAATCGATCCGCAATGCAGTGGATCATGCAGAACGTATGGTGGGTATTCAAATATCCGAAGTATATGTTGGAATCTCGGGAAATCATATCGGACTAATGAGCAGTCACGGCGTCGTGGCGGTGTCTAACGAGGATCGTGAAATCGGAGAAGAAGACATGGAGCGGGTGTTGAAAGCAGCCGAAGTAATTGCGGTTCCGCCGGAACGGGAAATTATTGATGTTGTAGCCAAGCAGTATGTTGTAGATGGCTTGGAAGGCATACAGGACCCACGTGGCATGATTGGTGTTCGTCTTGAAGTGGAAGCGACCATCATTACGGGTGCAAAAACTGCGATACATAATCTTTTGCGCTGCGTGGAAAAAGCGGGTCTGAAAGTAAGTGATCTGGTACTCATGTCACTTGGAGCAGGTCAGCTGGCATTGTCCAAGGATGAAAAAACGATGGGGTCCGTGCTTGTTGATATCGGGGCAGGGGCTACAACCATTGCCATCTTTGAAGAAGACAGTCTTGTCGCGACTTCAACGCTGCCTATCGGCGGGGAATTCGTAACGAACGACATCGCCTATGGTCTGCGCACATTAACAGATCAAGCCGAAAAGGTGAAACTGAAATATGGCTGCGCATGGCTGGATGATGCTGCTGCGGATGTCATGTTCAAAGTAACAAGGATCGGCAGCAATGTAGACAAGGAATTCTCTCAAGAGGATCTGGCGGCTATTATCGAACCGAGGGTTCAGGAAATATTCCAGATGATTTCTCAAGAAGTGAAACGTCTTGGTTACAATGATCTTCCTGGAGGTTATATACTAACGGGAGGTACGGTCTCTATGCCAGGTGTTTTGCAGGTAGCTCAGCATGAGCTTGCTGCTTCGGTACGAGTTGCGGTGCCGGATTATATCGGTGTGCGTGACCCTGGCTTTACGAGCGGAGTCGGCATTTTGCACAGTGTAATCCGCAGTTTGCGTATTCGTCCCTCGACCAACAGCGGCGGTGGAAACAACAATAATATCAACAAAAAACCGACCAACCGTCCTAAGCCGAATGCGGCTCAGGAATCGGAGCAAAAACCAGGTCTGTTTGAACGGCTGAAAAATATGTTCAGCGAATTTATATAA
- a CDS encoding cell division protein FtsQ/DivIB, producing the protein MPKSQIPVLKKNRPKRNTSRKIVFILLLLFIVLLAVLFFRSSMSRISAIEITGNVYTTTSELLEKSGLKEGEQFFGTTSADVIERLKTIKAISTVTVDKQFPGTIHIKVQEYPTVAYELGSDGTLKAILASGTSLTVPATIGVAVEKPILTQWKADDPLKAKLSETLAKIPNELTTDISEIIPNPTPSFPDQIRMYTKSQFEVITTVSLLSDKVEYLNQVIETERPGKITMLEADTYVPFIPDNPEEDVEPGATP; encoded by the coding sequence ATGCCTAAAAGTCAAATTCCGGTTCTGAAGAAGAATCGGCCCAAACGAAACACAAGCCGTAAAATTGTTTTTATTCTCTTACTTCTTTTTATTGTATTACTTGCTGTACTTTTTTTTCGTTCTTCGATGAGTCGGATTTCGGCAATTGAGATTACGGGTAATGTATACACAACAACTTCGGAACTGCTGGAGAAAAGCGGTCTGAAGGAGGGCGAACAGTTTTTTGGGACAACCTCTGCTGATGTGATTGAGCGACTGAAAACGATCAAGGCTATATCAACCGTAACTGTGGATAAACAATTCCCCGGTACTATTCATATCAAGGTTCAGGAATATCCAACGGTTGCGTATGAACTGGGTTCGGACGGTACGCTAAAAGCCATACTGGCTAGCGGGACAAGCTTAACGGTTCCAGCCACCATTGGAGTTGCAGTTGAGAAACCGATTTTGACCCAGTGGAAGGCGGATGACCCGCTCAAGGCCAAGCTGAGTGAAACATTGGCCAAGATCCCGAATGAACTTACAACGGATATTTCAGAGATTATTCCGAATCCCACACCTTCATTCCCGGATCAGATTCGGATGTATACCAAGTCACAGTTTGAAGTGATCACAACCGTTTCTCTATTGTCCGACAAGGTAGAGTATCTCAACCAGGTCATTGAGACCGAACGTCCAGGGAAAATCACGATGCTGGAAGCTGATACGTACGTTCCTTTCATTCCGGATAACCCGGAAGAAGATGTTGAGCCAGGAGCAACTCCCTGA
- the murA gene encoding UDP-N-acetylglucosamine 1-carboxyvinyltransferase, with product MDKLVIEGGKPLSGSIRIHGAKNAALPIMAASLLADGEVTLHNVPHLLDIEVMLYILERLGCTCRHEQGTVTIDTSSIRSYDVPEDLMKQMRSSIFLMGPLLAKFGQVSVYQPGGCAIGERKIDLHLRGLEALGASIEELDQQIICRGRKLVGTDIHLDFPSVGATENIMMAAVTAEGTTTIFNAAREPEIQDLQHFLNAMGARIIGAGTDTITINGVEKLRPCSYEIIPDRIVAGTVMIAAAATRGNVTLTHCNPAHLTSLIHVLKRTGVQITVCNDIMTVSCMSRPKSVDRIVTSPYPSFPTDLQSQIMVLLSLADGFSVMKETVFEGRFKHVDELNVMGADISVDMNAAFIRGVPRLYGATVEATDLRAGAALVIAGLAAQGKTVVEQVHHIDRGYDRIEKLFQSLGASVERQSPVSKQLDFAN from the coding sequence TTGGACAAATTGGTGATTGAAGGCGGGAAACCCCTCTCAGGATCCATACGCATCCATGGAGCAAAAAATGCCGCTTTACCGATTATGGCCGCAAGTTTGTTGGCAGACGGAGAAGTTACGTTGCACAACGTTCCACACTTGCTGGACATTGAAGTGATGCTGTATATCCTGGAACGACTTGGATGCACGTGTCGGCATGAACAGGGAACAGTGACGATAGATACGTCGTCTATCCGGTCTTATGATGTGCCTGAGGATCTCATGAAGCAGATGCGTTCTTCCATTTTTTTGATGGGACCATTGCTGGCTAAGTTTGGGCAAGTATCCGTGTACCAGCCAGGTGGCTGTGCCATTGGGGAACGTAAAATTGATCTTCACCTTCGGGGCCTTGAAGCGCTCGGAGCTTCGATTGAAGAGCTGGATCAGCAAATTATCTGCCGCGGGCGCAAGCTGGTGGGTACAGACATTCATCTGGACTTCCCCAGCGTAGGAGCCACAGAAAATATTATGATGGCTGCCGTTACAGCTGAGGGTACTACAACGATATTTAATGCAGCTCGAGAACCTGAAATACAGGATTTGCAACATTTTTTGAATGCGATGGGTGCAAGAATTATTGGTGCTGGAACGGATACGATTACCATTAATGGTGTTGAGAAACTCAGGCCCTGCTCTTACGAAATTATACCTGATCGAATTGTTGCAGGAACGGTGATGATTGCAGCCGCAGCAACGAGAGGAAACGTAACGCTTACACACTGTAATCCGGCTCATCTTACTTCCCTTATACATGTGTTGAAGCGTACTGGTGTTCAAATCACAGTCTGCAATGATATAATGACGGTGAGCTGTATGAGCCGTCCCAAATCAGTAGACCGCATTGTGACTTCTCCGTATCCTTCATTTCCAACAGACCTGCAGTCGCAAATTATGGTGCTGCTCAGTCTGGCTGACGGTTTCAGTGTGATGAAGGAAACGGTATTCGAAGGTCGGTTCAAACATGTGGATGAGCTAAATGTCATGGGAGCCGATATTTCGGTAGACATGAATGCAGCATTTATCCGCGGCGTTCCTCGTTTGTACGGGGCTACAGTGGAAGCAACCGATCTGCGTGCAGGTGCAGCACTGGTCATTGCTGGCCTTGCTGCCCAAGGAAAAACGGTTGTGGAGCAAGTGCACCATATTGATAGAGGGTACGATCGTATCGAGAAGCTCTTTCAGAGTCTTGGAGCTTCGGTTGAGCGACAGTCCCCCGTTTCCAAGCAGCTGGATTTTGCCAATTAA
- the murB gene encoding UDP-N-acetylmuramate dehydrogenase → MQQWISLLSQNNVGNVLENEPLAKYTTWKIGGPADALVIPENKEQMVNLIQLLHEHQIPWMQLGRGSNMLVSDKGIRGVVVKPGEGFDYAEFHEGGVTAGAAHSFVKLSVVAAKKEWTGLEFGSGIPGTVGGAVYMNAGAHGSDVSRIFQSAEIVLETGELVRYSKEDMEFAYRHSVLHERRGIVLEATFALQQGERKAISESMAAYKDRRRRTQPLQMACAGSVFRNPPGDHAARLIEAAGLKGMTQGGAQVSTMHANFIVNTGQATAEDVITLMQQIQNTISSQNGINLVPEVFVVGER, encoded by the coding sequence ATGCAGCAGTGGATATCGTTACTATCCCAGAACAATGTCGGCAACGTTCTTGAAAACGAGCCGCTAGCCAAATACACAACATGGAAGATCGGCGGTCCTGCAGATGCGCTGGTCATACCGGAAAACAAGGAGCAGATGGTCAATCTCATTCAATTGCTGCACGAGCATCAGATCCCATGGATGCAGCTTGGGCGGGGTTCAAACATGCTGGTGTCTGACAAGGGAATACGCGGAGTTGTCGTGAAACCGGGAGAAGGCTTTGATTATGCCGAGTTTCACGAGGGCGGGGTAACTGCCGGAGCAGCACATTCCTTTGTTAAACTCAGTGTTGTTGCTGCAAAGAAAGAGTGGACCGGTTTGGAATTTGGCAGCGGCATCCCCGGAACGGTCGGCGGAGCCGTATATATGAACGCAGGAGCCCATGGATCGGATGTGTCACGGATATTTCAATCCGCTGAGATTGTACTGGAGACAGGGGAATTGGTACGTTACAGCAAGGAGGACATGGAATTTGCCTATCGCCACTCTGTTCTGCATGAACGGAGAGGCATCGTGCTGGAGGCAACGTTTGCACTCCAGCAGGGAGAACGCAAAGCCATTTCGGAATCGATGGCGGCTTATAAAGACCGCAGACGCCGTACACAGCCATTGCAGATGGCTTGTGCTGGCAGCGTGTTCCGAAACCCACCCGGTGATCATGCTGCCCGACTGATTGAAGCAGCGGGGCTAAAGGGTATGACTCAGGGAGGGGCACAGGTATCCACCATGCATGCCAATTTCATTGTCAATACAGGCCAAGCAACAGCAGAGGACGTCATCACCCTAATGCAGCAGATTCAGAACACTATATCATCTCAAAACGGTATTAACCTGGTACCGGAAGTCTTCGTAGTGGGTGAACGGTAA
- the murG gene encoding undecaprenyldiphospho-muramoylpentapeptide beta-N-acetylglucosaminyltransferase, whose amino-acid sequence MRVVLSGGGTGGHIYPAVAIARQCEAENPDSTFLYIGGTRGLESKLVPQENIPFQSIDITGFRRKLSFDNVKTVMRFLQGVRKAKKMLKEFKPDVVIGTGGYVCGPVVYAAAKLGIPSVIHEQNAIPGLTNKFLTRYVDTVAVSFEGSEKAFSGAKKVVYTGNPRATTVAQASRDRGFATLGVPMDSRVVLVVGGSRGAKAINKAMVDMAPMLAKLEDVHVVYVTGDSYFDETREAIRSSLGTMPNHLHVLPYVHNMPEVLACTSLIVNRAGASFLAEITSLGIPSILIPSPNVTNNHQEANARTLEGGGASLTMLEKDLTGQALYQAIAGIMNDEAARRRMAEASRKLGKPDAAEVLVSEIRHLAAGR is encoded by the coding sequence ATGCGAGTCGTTCTAAGTGGCGGCGGTACCGGTGGGCATATCTATCCGGCCGTTGCTATAGCAAGGCAATGTGAGGCGGAGAATCCCGACTCGACATTTTTATATATCGGTGGTACCCGTGGGCTGGAAAGCAAACTGGTGCCCCAGGAGAATATTCCGTTTCAATCAATCGATATTACTGGTTTTCGCCGGAAATTATCTTTTGACAACGTGAAAACTGTGATGAGATTTCTGCAAGGTGTACGCAAAGCCAAGAAAATGCTCAAGGAATTCAAACCCGATGTTGTTATCGGTACGGGGGGCTACGTGTGTGGACCTGTTGTATATGCAGCAGCCAAACTTGGCATTCCGAGTGTGATTCATGAGCAGAATGCCATTCCGGGGTTAACTAACAAGTTTCTTACCCGGTATGTGGACACGGTCGCTGTTAGTTTTGAGGGGTCTGAGAAAGCATTCTCTGGAGCGAAAAAGGTTGTGTATACCGGCAATCCAAGGGCTACAACGGTAGCCCAGGCCAGCCGCGATCGTGGTTTTGCGACACTGGGTGTACCCATGGACAGCCGAGTTGTTCTTGTGGTTGGCGGCAGCCGTGGCGCGAAAGCAATTAATAAAGCCATGGTGGATATGGCACCAATGTTGGCCAAGCTTGAAGATGTGCACGTGGTTTACGTGACTGGTGATTCTTATTTTGATGAAACACGTGAAGCCATTCGCAGTTCCCTTGGAACGATGCCAAATCATCTGCATGTGCTGCCTTACGTACACAACATGCCTGAGGTTCTTGCATGCACATCGCTGATTGTAAATCGTGCAGGGGCATCATTCCTTGCCGAGATTACTTCTCTCGGTATTCCATCCATCCTGATTCCGTCACCTAACGTGACGAATAATCATCAGGAGGCAAATGCTCGTACGCTTGAGGGGGGCGGTGCATCGCTTACGATGTTGGAAAAGGATCTGACAGGCCAGGCGTTATATCAAGCGATTGCAGGCATTATGAATGACGAAGCGGCGCGCAGAAGGATGGCAGAAGCCTCCCGGAAACTGGGGAAACCCGATGCAGCCGAGGTACTTGTGAGCGAGATTCGGCATCTTGCTGCAGGGCGTTAA
- the spoVE gene encoding stage V sporulation protein E, producing MKQTRPAPDIWLLICILALLAIGIIMVYSAGSVLAFHDYGDSFYFVKRQMLFAGLGLAAMFVTANVDYRVWRKYAKPILIACFIMLIAVLIPGIGVVRGGARSWLGIGSFGIQPSEFMKLGMILFLAHWLSKEPGKIKTFMTGLLPPLGLIGLAFGIIMLQPDLGTGTVMLGASMLIIFTAGARMKHLLLLALGGVAGFAALIAAAPYRLQRITAFLDPWSDPLGAGYQIIQSLYAIGPGGLAGLGLGMSRQKYSYVPEPQTDFIFSILAEELGFIGGMIVLLLFLVLVWRGMRVAMTVPDAFGSLLGVGIVGMVAVQVIINIGVVIGLMPVTGITLPLISYGGSSLTLMLTALGILLNLSRYAR from the coding sequence ATGAAACAGACGCGACCGGCGCCGGATATCTGGCTCCTAATTTGTATTCTGGCATTGCTTGCCATCGGCATTATTATGGTTTACAGTGCAGGCTCGGTGCTTGCTTTTCATGACTACGGTGATTCATTTTATTTTGTCAAAAGACAAATGCTGTTCGCTGGACTTGGACTTGCTGCCATGTTCGTTACTGCAAATGTGGACTACCGGGTCTGGAGAAAGTATGCAAAGCCCATACTGATTGCCTGTTTTATAATGCTGATTGCGGTGCTGATTCCTGGCATTGGAGTGGTTCGCGGAGGGGCACGAAGCTGGTTGGGCATTGGCTCGTTCGGCATACAGCCTTCAGAATTCATGAAATTGGGCATGATCCTGTTTCTTGCTCATTGGTTAAGCAAGGAACCTGGCAAAATTAAAACGTTCATGACGGGGCTTCTGCCACCGCTCGGTTTGATTGGTTTGGCCTTCGGTATTATTATGCTTCAGCCTGATTTGGGGACAGGCACAGTCATGCTGGGTGCATCAATGCTCATTATTTTTACAGCAGGAGCACGGATGAAGCATCTCTTGCTGCTTGCTCTAGGCGGAGTCGCGGGATTTGCCGCGTTGATTGCGGCAGCTCCTTACAGATTGCAGCGAATAACGGCTTTTTTGGATCCGTGGTCTGATCCACTTGGTGCCGGATACCAGATTATTCAATCTTTATATGCGATCGGCCCCGGAGGACTTGCGGGCTTGGGGCTGGGTATGAGCCGACAAAAATACAGCTATGTGCCTGAGCCGCAAACGGATTTTATTTTTTCCATTTTGGCAGAAGAGCTTGGCTTCATTGGTGGAATGATTGTATTATTGCTGTTCCTGGTGCTGGTGTGGAGAGGGATGCGCGTAGCGATGACGGTACCAGATGCTTTTGGCAGTCTTCTGGGCGTAGGTATTGTGGGTATGGTGGCTGTGCAGGTCATTATCAACATTGGCGTTGTGATCGGGCTTATGCCCGTTACAGGAATTACGCTACCACTCATCAGTTATGGCGGTTCATCTCTGACCTTGATGTTGACAGCGCTAGGCATATTATTAAACTTATCCCGTTATGCGAGGTGA
- the murD gene encoding UDP-N-acetylmuramoyl-L-alanine--D-glutamate ligase: MNHPETYRGQQVVVLGLAKSGVQVAKVLDRAGAIVTVNDKKEREQCPEASELEALGISVVCGGHPDDLIHSDVKLVVKNPGIPYQAPPVQQALALGIEVVTEVEVAYHLCAAPMIGITGSNGKTTTTTWVGNMLELAGLKPIVAGNIGTPLCEAAEQASADNWMVVELSSFQLKGTSDFRPRIASLLNVAETHLDYHGDMDDYVASKAKLFANQQPEDIAILNWDDPVCRGLVPYIKAKLLPFSLTEKLEAGVYADPPYVDGEEDDVKRQVIYADGHGNHHVVIDVEDIGIPGRFNVGNALAAVAIAVSAGADPSVLAAPLADFKGVEHRLEYVLEHNGANYYNNSKATNSKATVMALNSFKEPVVLIAGGLDRGSDMMELLPLFQERVKAVVALGETREKIAKVAELAGLKQIKVVDNEEDAARTLTAAVQEASQFAAPGDVVLLSPACASWDMFASYEERGRIFKEAAHNL, encoded by the coding sequence ATGAATCATCCTGAAACATATCGTGGGCAACAAGTGGTCGTGCTTGGACTGGCCAAAAGCGGCGTGCAGGTCGCTAAAGTGCTGGATCGTGCAGGCGCAATCGTTACAGTTAATGATAAAAAAGAGAGAGAACAGTGTCCCGAAGCATCCGAATTGGAGGCTTTGGGAATTTCTGTTGTATGCGGAGGACATCCGGACGATCTGATTCATAGTGATGTGAAGCTTGTGGTCAAAAACCCGGGCATTCCATATCAGGCACCTCCTGTGCAGCAGGCACTCGCCTTAGGCATAGAAGTGGTGACTGAGGTAGAAGTAGCATATCATCTATGTGCTGCGCCTATGATCGGAATCACTGGCTCTAATGGGAAAACGACCACTACAACGTGGGTAGGCAACATGTTGGAGCTTGCTGGTTTGAAACCTATCGTTGCCGGTAATATTGGAACACCATTGTGTGAGGCAGCTGAGCAGGCTTCTGCGGATAACTGGATGGTGGTGGAGCTTAGCAGTTTCCAGCTGAAAGGAACATCCGATTTCCGTCCGCGCATTGCCAGTTTGCTAAACGTGGCAGAGACGCATTTGGATTACCATGGGGATATGGATGATTATGTGGCTTCCAAAGCCAAATTGTTCGCCAACCAGCAACCGGAGGATATAGCTATCCTGAACTGGGATGATCCGGTATGCCGTGGACTGGTTCCTTATATCAAAGCAAAACTGCTTCCATTCTCACTGACAGAGAAGCTTGAAGCAGGAGTGTATGCTGATCCACCATACGTGGATGGGGAAGAGGATGATGTGAAGCGCCAGGTGATTTATGCAGACGGTCATGGCAACCATCACGTCGTTATTGATGTGGAAGACATCGGAATTCCGGGACGATTCAATGTGGGAAATGCATTGGCAGCAGTAGCTATTGCTGTGTCCGCTGGAGCCGATCCTTCTGTACTTGCTGCGCCTCTGGCTGACTTCAAGGGGGTTGAACACCGCCTTGAGTATGTACTTGAACATAATGGAGCTAACTATTACAACAATTCCAAAGCGACCAACTCCAAAGCAACCGTAATGGCGCTGAACTCCTTCAAGGAGCCAGTCGTGCTCATTGCTGGAGGGTTGGATCGTGGTTCAGACATGATGGAATTGCTGCCATTGTTTCAGGAGCGGGTGAAGGCTGTGGTTGCTCTTGGAGAGACACGAGAGAAAATTGCCAAGGTCGCGGAACTGGCGGGATTAAAGCAAATTAAGGTCGTCGATAATGAGGAGGACGCTGCCCGGACGTTAACCGCTGCCGTGCAGGAAGCTTCACAGTTTGCAGCTCCGGGGGATGTGGTCTTGTTATCACCTGCATGTGCAAGCTGGGACATGTTTGCTTCCTATGAAGAGCGGGGACGCATTTTTAAAGAGGCGGCGCATAACTTGTAA
- the mraY gene encoding phospho-N-acetylmuramoyl-pentapeptide-transferase, with protein MDFQVLLLTIGVSFILAVIAAPLLIPLLRRMKFGQQVREDGPQSHLKKSGTPTMGGVVILLAFTLAFLKFSAVKNTDFYVLLVATLGFGLIGFLDDYIKIVFKRSLGLTARQKMLGQLFFSAVMCYLLIQNGHSTAISIPGTSVSFDWTGWFYYPFVVFMMLAITNAVNFTDGLDGLLSGVSAIAFGAFAIVAMQATSMPAAVCAAAMIGAVLGFLVYNAHPAKVFMGDTGSLGIGGAIGAVAIVTKTELLFVIIGGIFVIEILSVIIQVVSFKTRGKRVFKMSPIHHHFELSGWSEWRVVITFWAVGAILAALGLYLNKGL; from the coding sequence ATGGATTTTCAGGTATTACTGTTAACAATCGGTGTTTCATTTATTTTGGCGGTGATTGCCGCACCGCTTTTGATCCCATTGCTGCGTCGAATGAAGTTCGGGCAGCAGGTTCGGGAAGATGGGCCTCAGAGCCATCTAAAGAAAAGCGGAACACCTACAATGGGCGGAGTGGTTATTTTACTCGCGTTTACATTGGCCTTTTTGAAATTTTCAGCGGTCAAAAATACGGACTTTTATGTTCTGCTTGTGGCTACACTCGGCTTTGGACTGATCGGTTTCCTGGATGACTACATCAAGATTGTGTTCAAACGTTCACTGGGGCTGACGGCTAGACAGAAGATGCTTGGTCAATTGTTCTTCAGTGCAGTGATGTGTTACTTGCTGATCCAAAATGGACACAGCACAGCCATATCGATTCCAGGTACCTCGGTCTCCTTCGACTGGACAGGATGGTTCTACTATCCGTTTGTGGTATTCATGATGCTTGCCATTACGAATGCAGTCAACTTTACCGATGGTCTGGATGGCTTGCTGTCCGGGGTGAGCGCCATCGCATTTGGGGCATTTGCCATTGTGGCGATGCAGGCAACATCCATGCCGGCAGCGGTATGTGCGGCGGCAATGATTGGTGCGGTACTTGGCTTCCTGGTATATAACGCACACCCGGCCAAAGTGTTTATGGGAGATACAGGCTCACTAGGGATTGGTGGTGCGATTGGTGCTGTCGCCATTGTGACGAAGACAGAACTTCTTTTTGTCATCATTGGCGGTATTTTCGTCATCGAAATCCTGTCCGTCATTATTCAAGTGGTATCATTCAAAACTCGTGGCAAACGTGTATTCAAAATGAGCCCGATTCATCATCACTTTGAACTGAGTGGCTGGTCGGAATGGCGAGTTGTCATTACTTTTTGGGCGGTAGGTGCCATTTTGGCCGCTCTTGGACTTTATCTCAACAAGGGGTTGTAA
- a CDS encoding UDP-N-acetylmuramoyl-tripeptide--D-alanyl-D-alanine ligase: protein MKRTLAQLAEMCGGTLTDVAAYGDVGVEGVFTDSRKPVQGSLFIPLVGERFDGHEFVQTCVEKGAAGALWQKDHGDAPQGAMIIVEDTLVALQELASSYLRESKASVVGITGSNGKTTTKDIVDAILSTTFKVHKTQGNFNNHIGLPLTVLSMEHDTEIVILEMGMSGRGEIEELSLIAQPDVAIITNIGESHLLQLGSRLEIARAKVEIAAGMKPGGLLIYNGDEPLIEQVLAEPATKLPEELQRYTFGLQTDNDDYPTGIMNAQSGVAFTTKQSGEGALTLPLLGTHNVVNCLAALAVARHFGVAAEQIVAGLSHLKLTGMRIEIINGVSGLTMLNDAYNASPTSMKAAVDVLEGLKGYRIKVAVLGDMLELGPQEHELHRAIGEYITPDKMNMVLAYGPLSASIAEGARQNMPAEAVHTFESKEELTRYLLENLHSRDVVLFKASRGMKLEDVVEALKTAPLQNRVD, encoded by the coding sequence ATAAAAAGAACATTGGCACAATTGGCCGAGATGTGTGGAGGAACACTAACTGACGTTGCTGCTTATGGTGATGTTGGTGTAGAAGGTGTATTTACAGATTCGCGTAAGCCCGTTCAAGGCAGTCTCTTTATCCCGCTTGTGGGCGAAAGGTTTGACGGACATGAATTTGTGCAAACCTGTGTAGAGAAGGGCGCTGCCGGGGCATTATGGCAAAAGGATCATGGAGATGCACCTCAAGGTGCTATGATTATTGTGGAGGATACCCTGGTTGCATTGCAGGAGCTTGCATCCTCCTATTTAAGAGAAAGTAAGGCCTCCGTTGTAGGCATTACAGGCAGCAATGGAAAAACAACAACAAAGGACATTGTGGATGCCATTCTGTCTACCACGTTCAAAGTGCATAAGACCCAAGGCAACTTCAATAACCATATCGGTTTGCCACTTACCGTACTTAGTATGGAACATGATACTGAGATCGTAATTCTGGAGATGGGTATGAGCGGCCGAGGGGAGATTGAGGAATTGTCTTTAATTGCCCAACCTGATGTCGCGATCATCACAAATATAGGTGAATCTCATCTCCTTCAATTGGGATCCCGATTGGAGATTGCTCGGGCAAAAGTTGAAATTGCTGCTGGCATGAAACCAGGTGGATTGCTGATCTACAACGGCGACGAACCGTTGATTGAGCAGGTTCTGGCAGAGCCAGCGACTAAGCTGCCTGAAGAACTTCAGCGGTATACCTTTGGCTTGCAGACGGATAATGATGATTATCCTACTGGAATTATGAATGCCCAGAGCGGGGTCGCGTTTACAACCAAGCAGTCTGGTGAGGGTGCTCTTACACTGCCATTATTGGGAACACATAATGTGGTCAACTGTCTTGCTGCATTAGCGGTTGCCCGTCATTTTGGAGTAGCTGCTGAACAGATTGTGGCAGGTCTGTCCCATCTGAAATTAACCGGCATGCGCATCGAGATTATTAACGGTGTCAGCGGTTTGACGATGCTCAATGATGCTTACAACGCCAGCCCAACCTCCATGAAAGCCGCTGTGGATGTGCTGGAAGGCCTCAAGGGGTATCGGATTAAAGTAGCTGTACTCGGTGATATGCTTGAACTGGGGCCTCAGGAGCATGAGCTCCATCGGGCAATCGGCGAATACATTACACCCGACAAAATGAATATGGTGCTGGCTTACGGCCCATTATCTGCGAGTATCGCAGAAGGGGCAAGACAGAACATGCCGGCTGAAGCCGTACACACTTTTGAGAGCAAGGAAGAATTGACTCGTTATCTATTGGAGAATCTCCATTCCAGAGACGTTGTCTTGTTTAAGGCCTCACGTGGCATGAAGCTGGAGGATGTGGTCGAAGCGCTAAAAACAGCTCCATTACAGAATAGAGTAGACTAG